One window from the genome of Perca flavescens isolate YP-PL-M2 chromosome 17, PFLA_1.0, whole genome shotgun sequence encodes:
- the LOC114572582 gene encoding DELTA-stichotoxin-Hcr4b-like: MPHRLCSVEIKNNSGCYTLANPRVFTESSHCEVSLPPMVGPYSPASALFNKHMGSATGAVGVFTYDLFNPNLNDYSHVMAIMLSVPYDRNLYSNRFAVGILDRGYICDYDLYDMMYNGYENFVRARADGSCISFQGGYAIVNASMSDSCEAVLRVDICDAGMY, translated from the exons ATGCCTCATCGCCTCTGCTCTGTTGAGATTAAAAACAACTCTGGCTGCTACACTCTCGCCAACCCAAG GGTGTTCACTGAGAGCAGCCACTGTGAGGTCTCTCTGCCACCGATGGTGGGTCCCTACTCCCCTGCCAGCGCATTGTTCAATAAGCACATGGGCAGTGCGACCGGGGCTGTCGGCGTCTTCACCTATGACCTTTTCAACCCCAACCTCAACGACTACAGCCACGTCATGGCCATCATGCTCTCTGTGCCCTATGACCGAAACCTCTACTCCAACCGGTTTGCTGTGGGGATCCTTGACAGAGGATACATCTGTGACTACGATCtttatgatatgatgtataatgGATATGAAAATTTTGTAAGAGCAAGGGCTGATGGCTCCTGCATTTCTTTTCAGGGTGGTTATGCTATTGTCAATGCTTCCATGTCAGACTCATGTGAAGCAGTCCTGAGGGTGGATATCTGTGACGCTGGCATGTATTAA